Within Burkholderia contaminans, the genomic segment AGGCGATGTGAAAAGCAGACGCACGCTTCGGTCATCTATGTGCGCGACCGCCTCTTCCGCCCGGCCATACAAGGCAATCCCGTCTGCCGTTGTGAAGATGGTGATCACAAGCCCAGGCGCCGCACGATGTAGCGCTTCTCTCCCTTTCCCGGTCAACTCCCAAGTGGCTCTTCCCGCCGGAACGCAGAGCGCGCGCGCCCGGGCGAGCTGCTGGGCCCATCGGACTCTGTGGTCGAATCGGTTATACCGCCTCCCTCCGATTTCAATGACCTCGCGACGCGTCTCCTCGTCAACCCCCATCTTGACAGCAACCGCGTCGCAAAGATCTGCGGTGCGAGATCGCCCACCCTCTCCCTCAAGACAATCCAGAATCGGCAAGACAAACTGCCCCTGAGGTGCAAGCCGGCTTGACTGCGCAGCCCCCAACTCCTTTTTTTTCCCTTTCATGCTTCGCTCCATTCCGCTGTGCGGGTTACCAATGAAGCTCGAGCGGAGGCTCGACGAGGCAGCTTGCCCTGTCGAACCGAAACAGTTGGAGTTGGGAGACGCCGCACCTCCCTGAGGAAGTAGCGGCGAACTCAAATTGCTAGTATTGGCTCAGCTTTTCGTCGACGGGATCGAGTCACCCACACGGAACTCGCTCGGTGTCCAGGGCGCCTGGACGCATGTGAACGTCGGCCCCATCACCTTCAGCTCTGCGAGAAACGCCTCCTTGTCGGAGATACTGCCGTCTCTGGCCAGGTGATACGGACCCGCAAAGCCGTCAGCAACGTCCCGGGCCGCGCCGTATCCCCCGAACACTGCTGAGCACAACGCGAAGAAACGATCGTCGTGGCTGAACAGTTCCTCGCCAAACACCGGAAGTTCAACGCCGTCCTGGAAACGGATCTTCACGAACGGCAAGGACTCCTCGTCCCATCCCGATTCCTGGGCGGGCGTGATCCCGACTCCGACGATTGCTGCCCGCTGACCCGAATGAGCGTGATATACGGCGTTTTGGCGCGTCCGATCTTGCAGCATCGAGCTGAACACGACCGATAATCCATTCGCCTCCTGGAGGGCCGCGGAGACCCCTGCTTCGAACGCTGCAATCGGTGAACAGTCGGGGGCACGGCTGCACCCCTCTTCCTCGAGCGCATCAACTGCGCTGGACAAGTCCGTTCCGTTGTATTCCTCGAGCAACGCTCCCACAACGTTCCACGCTCTTACGGCGCGAGGGTTCGAACTGGCCCGCACACTTTCTCCGAAGAAATCGAAACCCATGGACTGCAACAGAATGCGCGCCATGCGCTCCGCGCCTTCCACTATGTCCCGATCCGTAGGCCCGACCGATTCCTCATGCCCGGTCGCAGTCTTGCCACGACACAAAGCCCTCTCGATCGTGCGGGTAGCCGGGCCGGATTGGACGTCGTTGATCACATTCGAGTCGGCGCTTTCACCTTCCGCCAACCCGTAGCATCTGACGTCGGTACTCCCTGTAACGACAACTGCAGCGGCTTTACCGACAGCAGGTATTGCCCACTCCGGAAGGTTCCCAACCTGCTCGAGATCGAACTCCGCCGGTGCGGAACTAACGTCGTTCCCCTCGAAAAGTGACTCCGAAAGATCTGCCTTCTCTGCCACCGACAGGTTGAGCCAGTTCAAGCCGTTCAGCGCCTGCGCCGCGACGAGTTTGTGGGCCTTCACGTCGATTACGATTCGGCATTGGGTCTCGAACCTGCCCGGGCCGAACATGTGATTCCAGGTGCCCGCAAACATAGTCCCGTCGACGTTCGGTGCTTTGTGGTCTTTGCTATTCATGTCTCTCCTGATATTCCGCAATTGCGGTGTTAAAAAGGAGAATGAGAGAACGCTTAAATGAACGACGTTCATTGAAGCGTGGTGAAAGGAACTGAGATTGCAGCGTCGAGAACAGCCGCTGCCGGCCCGGAGCCTAGGGGAAGTAGATGCCGATCGAACGGCTGGTGGAATTCTATCGCACGTCGAGGTTGAAGGCCACCGTTCCACGCTGCCTTGTGAAGAGCTAGCATCCCCTTTGCTTGCACCCGCTCGCCGCCCACTTACCCTAGGGGCATGGTCAACCACCTGCAATCAGCCCTATGAGCACGCCCCGCCAGCTTGACTTGTTCGATCACGTCGCCGCCGCATTTGCCCAACCGGAGAGCGGCCGGCTCTCAATGCAGGAGCTCTACCGTATCGCGGCCGGACGCGCCGGCATCCCGATCCAGGAAATGAACGCCCGTGTCCCAGTTGGGGAAAAGCAGACACAACACAGCGTGTTGCAAAGGCAAGCAAGATGGCACTGCCAGTCGCTGAAGGCGCAGGGCCTCCTCGAGCGGGTCGCTGATGAGCGAGGCGTATGGCAACTGACGGAGGCAGGTAAGCACAAGCTCCGAAAAATTCGCCCCGAGATCTCAATGATTGCGTTTTCAACGACCCTTGGTGTTGCGATCTGGGGCGACGCGCATAGGCTATTCTCCACCTGGGACGAACCGATCTTCCTGTGCCTCACCTCACCGCCCTACCCGCTGCGACGTCATCGTGCATACGGCGGCCCGACGGAAACCGAATACACCGACTTCATCACTCGCCATATCGAGCCGATTGTTAAGAATCTTGTTCCAGGCGGGAACGTCGTTCTGTCGGTCTCTCCCGACATTTTTGAAGAGGGCTCACCTTCCCAGTCCCTCTACCTAGAGCGCCTCACACTCGCACTGTGTGACCGGGTGGGGCTACGCTTAATGAATAGAATAGTGTGGACGAGCAACAAGGCGCCCGGCCCTGTGGAATGGGCGGCAAAGCGGCGGGTGCAGTTGCATTCGGGATACGAGTATCTTTTGTGGTTCTGTAACGAACCCCTTAAATGCTTAGCGGATAATCGGCGCGAGCTCGAGCCACATACCGAGAGGCACCTCAAGTTCGTTTCCTCTGGTGGTGTTAAGCAGGCGCGCGTCAATAGCGACGGCGCCCATAGGCAGGTTGTCGGTGCATACAGTAACCCTACCGCGGGAAAGATTATGCGCAATGTCGTCAACGTGCCGAATACCTGCGCGAGTCAACGAGAGTACAAGCGTCGCGCCCGCGAGCTGGGTCTTGAAGCGCACGGCGCACCGATGCCGCTGAAGCTCGCACAAAAGCTGATCCGATTCATGACCGCGGCCGAGCAACTCGTGGTCGATCCGTTTGGTGGGTCAATGACGACAGGACTAGCCGCAGAGAAAGAGGGGCGGCGCTGGGCATCAACTGAACTCGTATACGACTATGTTCGGGGAGCAGCCGAACGCTTCACCGGCAATTCTGACTCTGACGTCGAGATCAATCTGCCAGTGGTGGTGTGAAGAAGATCGAAAAAAACCCGCTCTCCTAAGAGAGCGGGCGATCATCAGATCGTTGCGACCAAATCATTATCGGCAAGACCGAACATTTCCATTTGATTGCTTAGCGATCTCGCCTTGTGAACCCAGGCCGCCTTCGCGCTCTCCGGAAGCTCCCGGTAAGCCACGGACTTAGCTATGAGCTCGTTATGGTCGTAGTCGAAAGTAAGCCCAAGCCGATCCTTGAACTCCGAGCGTCGACAAACTTCGTCATGCTCGGCCTGCTGGGAGTGCGACAACTGAATCGTCCCGTACTGCAGATACCACTTGTAGCCGTAGGTTACTCCACCCGGAGCCAGGTAGCCATCGTGGAGCGAGAGCATTCTCTCGAGTTCAAAGTCCATCAACATGTAGGCACTTTCTACATCCACCTCGAAGGCCTGACCCGTTTCGACTTTCCAGGCTGTCTTCCCACTCGCAAGTTCGACAAGTTCTGGCTGACACGCACCCTCGGTTAAAGCCTCCAGATAGCTATCCCGTAACCCAGTGAAAGCAGAATCGGGCCGCTCATCCCATTCCTCGCCAACGTACAAAAATCGGGATTCAGGAAGCGGAGTTTCCGGGACGGCTTCAATCTTTGGGATATCGTATCTGACACCTCCAGATTGAATATCCCTCAAATCGGCCCACAGACTGAATGGCCTCGCAACCCCGTAAAGCGACTGGATTGCATCCAAAGCAACGATGATCTCTATCGGGAGGAGTTCGAATCGCGGATTCTCCCCGGCCCGATGAGCCCGAAGCCTCTCGTCATGATCAAGTTGCAACATGAATCGAGACACTTCTCTCAGGACCCTTGGATGTAGTGTATCCGGTGCGATCGCAATGTATCCGCCGCGAATCGTTCGACCAATCCAATTGCGCCTCGACCAGTCGTACCGAATATTTCGAAGGTACTCGTTTAGCTCGAGAAGTCCTTTTGCGTACCCATACTGCGGGTCATAGTCAACCATAGTTGCGAGCGACTTATCCTCAGTCTGGAGACACATGTGACAACCGAATCGCGCTCCACATTTTCCGGATTTACTCGAGCTCCCTTCAAAGATCGCGTCGGCCACAACGGCACATGACGTCCCTCCCGCATCAGCATAGATGCGCATCGTGTCTTCGAAGTTTGAGTAACTCGGCCACACACCGCTCCCGTAGTAGGCTAATGCCTCCCAGACTTCGTCGGTTTCGAAATCGCAGATCGGGCTGAGTACGTACTCTCCGTCCTTGTTTCTAACAGGTCGGTCCGCGCGTTCCCCGCGCCGACGCATGTTTGCCGATCGTCGATTGCTCTCCGAGTACCGAGTGCCCAACAGCGTCACCGGCGTCCCCCAACCCTCATGCTTCAGGCGCCGAAACAGCTTTCTTCTGAAGGACCTCGCTGGCGCGATTTTGAGCGAGACTGTGCAATCACCTTTCATGCCTGCGTAGCTTGGAATCGCCCGGCCACTCAGGATGGAAACTTGCCACGTGCTCAACAGGGGCGGCGTGACAATATGTGTCTCAACCCGTATTCCAGCATCAGCCGAATACTGTTCGACTTTCGCATACTCCGATCGAATGTGCGCAATCACGGACGGATTCTCTATCAAGGTATCCGACGTCATCGCGACGATGAAAGGGTCTCTGAGGCGCCCCAAGCTTGCTCGGACGTAGACCGACTTCCGGACCGCTCTCCATGCACGCAACGCGGGCAAGAAAGGGGCGTCGCATTTTTCCGAAGGTCGGTAACGGGTGTGCCTTCTGCCCCTCAGTGTCTCGATGTAAGTTGTTGCCGCATGCAACGTAATGGCGAGAACGAGACTGCTGTCCTTTCCCCCGCTCCAGGCAACAACGGCTGGCTTACCTTCTACGAACAAGCGGGAGATATTTTTCGTTGCTCGAGCGATCCTCTCTTCGACGCTTGTCGCCTGCGGGGCGACTTCCTGAAAGAAACTGATTGTTTGCTGGTTCATGTCTTTCTCCATTGCCAGTATCTGGCTCGTAAATGGAGAGAGCTCAAGCGCTCTGCAGTGTGATGGGAACACAGTGCGAAGCAGTGTTGGAATTTCGCCTTTACTGGTGAATCCAATCGTTGCGTCCGCTAGCCTCAATGGCTAAGGCGGACGCAAGATTCGATGCTGCGGTATTTCTATTGCGAGTTCGATTGCAAGTCGCGAGCCATACCGACTTCAGTTCACGACGATGCGAGAGCCTCGTCCTCCGACAGGTCTGCGCGCTTTCGTTTGTTCTCGGCCGCCCACGATTCGATATCCGCCGTGCTCATGCCAACACATACGTTCCAGCAAGCGACGAGCCGACGGGCATACTCCTCACTCTCGGGCGTTCGGCGCCGACTTCCATCCTCCGTCAGGTAGACCAAGGCGAGGCAGCTCCCCTCCTCTGTTACCAAGCGGCCCGGGCTGCGTTCCGTTTCAACCAGGCGTACTTCTGTTGCGTGAATCATGATGATCTCCTCGGTATGCGAGGTGCGCCCCGCAGGGAGCGCGTCCCCGCGTGGTCGGTAAAATTATTTCTGTGGAATTGTGTCGGGCGGACGGGATTCACTGCCGATGAGGCTGGTGACCACCGCACGGAGCAGCAAAACTTCCGTCGCTTTACGGGTGCAGCGCGATGTACTCCTGGGTCCACTTCTCCCGCATCTCCGGGGTCGACGCCTCGAAATCCGTTGAGTAACGATCGCCCACCCAGAGCGCCACCGATTCTCGTTCCGGGTAGGACTTGCGTCGACCGAGTGCCACCGCGGTCAGGTATCGCGCACGCGTTACCCAGTCAACGTTGTCGCCGACAATCGTGTCGATCGATTCGGCGACGCCAAGCCCGTCAAGACACGCTTCGACCTCAGTCAGCGCACTCACCAGCGCCTGGTTCTCGAGACGAGCGGTTCCGAGCTTCGTGATCAAGCTCTCCGTTGTCTTGTGTTGACGCGATTGAAGTAGCGGCTCGCCAATCTTTTGGACGTGCCCATAGTCCGGCCCGAAATCGTCGAAGTCACTCTCGGGAGTCAAGACGACGCCGAAAGCGTCAAGGACTTCGATGTCAAACTCCGGAAGCCTCTCGATGCCCTGGTGCGCATCGAAGATCTTGAGCGCGAGCTCTGCGAGTTCCTCTCGAAGCAGTCCGTCGCGCGCCTTCACTTTAGAGTCGAAGGTGACGTGATACAGGCCTGCCGCGTTTAGGTCGTCCGGGTGGCTCGCAGCCTCACCGGTCAGGCGTACGTTGATGAAGATCCGTGCGGTGTAGTCGTCATCGACCGTGCAGCCGTCACTATCCACGATGTACACGGGCCGGTGCCCGTCCGCGCTCAGATCGGTGCGGATGTGGAGCGCCTCCCGCAGATTGTCAGTTTGATTGTCACAGTTGCCCTCGCCATGGAAGACTGAATACCTGAACGGCATCTTGAATTGCTTGCGATTCATCGTTCTTCTCCTGATGTCTCGATGAGACGGTCTAAAGGAGAGAAGCAGGTACTTTCCGGTCCGTGCGACAGGAAAGCTTCTTGGAGGAGGTCATGGTGGATACCGCGCCAGCGGTGCTGCCGTGCGAACGGCAAATGTCCCTCAAACGACTTTCGCCTCAGTAGGACCGCGCCGCCCTCTCCGTGAAGCAACGAGAGACGACGGCGACGGCACGTTCATACAGAGTCAGCGAAGTCAGCTGGCGGTGTCCTCGCCCGCGTCGGCGCCACGCTCGAGAGAGATGACTTTTACTTGGCTTTCGTCGACAAATTCACCGTCCTCGTCGAGGAATGTAATTTCGTCGAGCGAGTTCGTCACTGTGAGCTGGCTGTCCAAG encodes:
- a CDS encoding site-specific DNA-methyltransferase, with the protein product MSTPRQLDLFDHVAAAFAQPESGRLSMQELYRIAAGRAGIPIQEMNARVPVGEKQTQHSVLQRQARWHCQSLKAQGLLERVADERGVWQLTEAGKHKLRKIRPEISMIAFSTTLGVAIWGDAHRLFSTWDEPIFLCLTSPPYPLRRHRAYGGPTETEYTDFITRHIEPIVKNLVPGGNVVLSVSPDIFEEGSPSQSLYLERLTLALCDRVGLRLMNRIVWTSNKAPGPVEWAAKRRVQLHSGYEYLLWFCNEPLKCLADNRRELEPHTERHLKFVSSGGVKQARVNSDGAHRQVVGAYSNPTAGKIMRNVVNVPNTCASQREYKRRARELGLEAHGAPMPLKLAQKLIRFMTAAEQLVVDPFGGSMTTGLAAEKEGRRWASTELVYDYVRGAAERFTGNSDSDVEINLPVVV